One Bombus pyrosoma isolate SC7728 linkage group LG7, ASM1482585v1, whole genome shotgun sequence genomic window carries:
- the LOC122568918 gene encoding uncharacterized protein LOC122568918, whose translation MTVSNPLIKELKGWTRKLIESNIEIDEENKDLPFFFKCLERCFQKGILMRLNPIGFPKLPDAWYWMEEIAEKHFSSSCTYSLVVEQVTQNPKVYTPTGHLRLLIKTCLMRKCLHMPVEMLVRTPLMATDYYDKNSILGDNILGEIFLSVLLQSSKLNFKLNLRNCSFLDESWQLPECLALELVPCKSLGISVCFTKGRALIVNLDKNSVAAEDDKVEIGDILDEINGNAITSNTKGQLRKFMRKTIGQPVYLYVIKHRNKSTCELYAPIVHLIRSSGIEGLKQILKRFNSEIQDENEKTEIIKLQSKSLNAGFSVKYCGSIYIGTKGDVKQIERAILQVLKSEEVKSVPVKFECLELGIRVTQDSNDAIICKQSYMEISSCGRTGNIPNYFAFIAGDTNCNLATKFDAYVFYHQNESEVQTILQSLGQGFQRTHFAV comes from the exons gGTGgacaagaaaattaattgaaagtaACATTGAGATtgatgaagaaaataaagatctgcctttcttttttaaatgtttagaAAGATGTTTCCAGAAAGGTATATTAATGCGTCTAAATCCCATAGGATTTCCAAAATTACCCGATGCTTGGTATTGGATGGAAGAAATTGCAGAAAAACATTTTAG tTCCTCTTGTACCTATTCTTTGGTAGTCGAACAAGTTACACAAAATCCAAAAGTGTATACACCTACTGGGCATCTCaggcttttaattaaaacatgtTTAATGCGAAAGTGCCTTCATATGCCAGTTGAAATGCTA GTCAGAACACCATTAATGGCTACTgattattatgataaaaacAGTATTCTGGGAGATAATATTCttggagaaatatttttatcagtaTTACTGCAAAgcagtaaattaaatttcaaattaaatttacggAATTGTAGTTTTTTGGATGAATCTTGGCAATTACCAGAATGTTTAGCATTGGAATTAGTACCATGTAAAAGTTTAGGTATTTCTGTATG TTTTACCAAAGGAAGAGCTTTAATAGTTAATTTAGATAAAAACTCTGTAGCTGCAGAAGAT gATAAAGTTGAAATTGGAGATATATTAGatgaaataaatggaaatgcTATAACATCTAATACCAAAGGAcaattacgtaaatttatGAGAAAAACTATAGGTCAAccagtatatttatatgtaattaag CACCGCAATAAATCAACCTGTGAATTATATGCACCAATTGTTCATCTTATAAGAAGCTCAGGTATTGAGGGATTAAAACAGATcttaaaaagatttaattctGAAATACAAGATGAGAATGAGAAAACTGAAATAATTAAGCTACAAAGTAAATCACTAAATGCTGGATTTTCTGTTAAATACTGTGGTTCAATATATATTGGTACAAAAGGGGATGTTAAACAAATTGAAAGAGCAATTCTGCAAGTACTAAAGTCAGAAGAAGTGAAGTCAGTGCCTGTGAAATTTGAATGTTTAGAACTAGGAATTAGGGTGACTCAGGATTCGAATGATGca ATAATATGTAAACAGAGTTACATGGAAATTTCATCTTGTGGTCGTACTGGAAACATTCctaattattttgcatttattgCAGG agaCACTAATTGCAATTTAGCAACCAAATTTGATGCATATGTCTTTTATCATCAAAATGAAAGCGAAGTGCAAACTATATTGCAAAGTTTGGGTCAAGGATTCCAACGCACTCATTTTGCagtttaa